Below is a window of Pseudomonas monteilii DNA.
GAACTTCAAGCGCGGCGAGACCTTCTCCAAGGTCTTCACCGGGCTACATGGTCTGGAGCTGAAGTATGGCGACAGCGGGGTATACCTGCGGGGCCGCTACTGGTACGACTTCGAACTCAAGGACGAAGGCCGTCCGTTCAAGGACATCGACGATTCGCACCGCGCGCGCAGTGCGCGGTCCTCCGGTGGCGAACTGCTCGAGGCATTCGCCTACCACCATTACACCCTCGGCGCGCAGCCCGGCACGGTCCGCCTGGGACGGCAGGTGGTGAACTGGGGCGAGGGCCTGTTTATCGGCGGCGGCATCAATGCCATCAACCGCACAGACGTCAGCGCCTTCCGGCGGCCTGGCACCGCGCTCAAGGACGGGCAGGCGCCCGTCAATCTGTTCTACGTGTCCCAGCAACTGACCGATGCCGTGTCGGCCGAGGCGTTCTATCAGCTCGAGTGGGCGCAAACCGATGGCGAGAACTGCGGCACGTTCTTTTCACAGTCCGATGTCCTGGGCAACGGCTGCACCGACAACCTGCGCCTGCTCGACAGCCGTCGCACCGTGTCGGCGGCCGACCAGGCGCTCCTGGCCGGGCAGGGGGTGGCCATGGACGACGAAGGCGTCAAGGTCGGGCGAGGCGTGGACCGCGACGCCCGGGACGGCGGTCAGTTCGGGCTGGCCTTGCACTACCGCTTCGAGCCGCTGGACACCGAGTTCGGTGCCTACGTCATGAACTACCACAGCCGGCTGCCGTTCCTGAACGCCCGAGGCGCCTCGGCATCGGCGCTGGCCGCGAGTCAGACGCTGCCCGAGGCACTGCGCCCCCTGGCCTTGGGCGGCAACAGCCGCTATGCCGTGGCGTACCCGGAAGACATCCGCCTGTACGGGGTGAGCTTCGCCACGACGCTGCCCACGGGCATGGCCTGGCGTGGTGAACTGAGCTACCGGCCCAACGCGCCCGTGCAGCTCAATACCCACGATGTCCTGTACGCCAGCCTGCGCCCTGCCG
It encodes the following:
- a CDS encoding adhesin, producing the protein MTSARACWRRARLPLAISLASSLAPPAFGVSFNIGEVEAQLDTTLSIGAGWSTAKPDKGLIGANNGGRGLAPISDDGRQNFKRGETFSKVFTGLHGLELKYGDSGVYLRGRYWYDFELKDEGRPFKDIDDSHRARSARSSGGELLEAFAYHHYTLGAQPGTVRLGRQVVNWGEGLFIGGGINAINRTDVSAFRRPGTALKDGQAPVNLFYVSQQLTDAVSAEAFYQLEWAQTDGENCGTFFSQSDVLGNGCTDNLRLLDSRRTVSAADQALLAGQGVAMDDEGVKVGRGVDRDARDGGQFGLALHYRFEPLDTEFGAYVMNYHSRLPFLNARGASASALAASQTLPEALRPLALGGNSRYAVAYPEDIRLYGVSFATTLPTGMAWRGELSYRPNAPVQLNTHDVLYASLRPAGGAWAEASLLDGAVGEAIPGYRRKDVTQFQTSLTQVFDQLMGARRFTVMGELGMTYVGGLDSTHQARYGRDAVFGPGPLPQADGGNGCARLNASTYAGSGLGNGADPGRHCENDGYTTRLAWGYRARAAWEYDNVFAGVDLTPSIAWSHDVSGYSPGPQSTFEEGRKAVSLGLDAEYQNTYMASVAYTNFFGGAYSTMSDRDFLTLSVGVKF